A single region of the Pseudomonadota bacterium genome encodes:
- the zwf gene encoding glucose-6-phosphate dehydrogenase has product MTENLVEDPTNRIVRPPATLLVIFGASGDLTSRKLIPALCNLAEDQYLPENFIVIGSSRSKLSDDEFRAKVYEGIKRYSRRQISPEVWSKFAKNLFYQPCNGEVLSDFELLKQRMHEVSHEYTEQFNYVYYLAMAPQFFGSIASNLKEVGLIEEFATSSRRTSVVVEKPFGHDLESARELNKIIRQSLAEEQIYRIDHYLGKETVQNILVFRFANGIFEPLWNRKYVDHIQISVCEDIGIGNRAAYFDQNGILRDIVQNHVLQMLALLCIEPPISLSDADSIRNEKAKVLRSIKRMTPEEVHKNTVRAQYTGGLIAGESIPGYCEEKDVSNDSKTETFVGLKLEIDNWRWSGVPIYIRAGKRLPKRITEITIFFIKAPDSLFKGRQVGELEHNVLSIQVQPKEGMSLRISAKPPGPRMRVRPVEMDFTYDSSFGVASPEAYERLLLDVMKGDATLFTRNDEIEESWDLLAPIFKAWSSPDAPPLKQYEAGTWGPAEADDLLKPMQHAWRKL; this is encoded by the coding sequence GTGACTGAGAATTTAGTGGAAGATCCTACAAATAGAATCGTTCGACCACCAGCTACTTTATTGGTGATTTTTGGAGCTAGCGGAGATCTCACCTCTCGCAAGCTTATTCCAGCGCTCTGTAATCTAGCCGAGGATCAATATCTTCCAGAGAACTTCATAGTAATAGGCTCATCACGCTCAAAGTTGAGCGATGATGAGTTTAGGGCCAAGGTATATGAGGGAATCAAGAGATACTCCCGACGCCAGATTAGCCCAGAGGTATGGAGTAAGTTTGCAAAGAATCTCTTCTATCAGCCGTGTAACGGAGAGGTTCTTAGCGACTTTGAACTTCTTAAGCAGCGCATGCACGAGGTTTCCCACGAATATACGGAGCAGTTCAACTACGTATATTATCTAGCGATGGCGCCACAGTTCTTTGGGTCAATCGCCTCTAATCTTAAGGAGGTGGGGCTGATAGAGGAATTTGCGACGTCGAGTCGTCGCACATCTGTCGTAGTCGAGAAGCCCTTTGGGCACGACCTTGAGTCTGCACGAGAGCTTAATAAAATTATCCGTCAAAGTTTGGCAGAGGAACAGATCTATCGTATCGATCACTATCTCGGAAAGGAGACCGTACAAAATATCCTCGTCTTTCGCTTCGCTAACGGTATCTTTGAGCCGTTGTGGAACAGAAAGTACGTGGATCATATTCAGATCTCGGTCTGTGAGGATATCGGTATCGGAAATCGCGCGGCGTACTTCGATCAGAACGGCATCCTGCGCGATATCGTTCAGAACCATGTGCTGCAGATGCTGGCGTTGCTCTGTATCGAGCCGCCGATATCGCTTAGTGATGCCGACAGTATCCGTAACGAAAAAGCTAAGGTTCTACGCTCTATTAAGCGCATGACACCGGAAGAGGTGCATAAGAATACGGTGCGTGCTCAGTATACTGGTGGGCTTATCGCAGGCGAGTCGATACCTGGGTATTGCGAGGAGAAGGATGTATCCAATGATTCTAAGACAGAAACCTTCGTTGGATTAAAGCTTGAGATCGATAACTGGCGTTGGAGTGGAGTTCCGATCTACATCCGCGCAGGAAAGCGGCTACCTAAGCGCATTACTGAGATAACTATCTTCTTTATTAAGGCACCTGACTCACTCTTTAAGGGGCGCCAGGTGGGCGAGCTTGAGCATAACGTGCTTTCAATTCAGGTCCAGCCGAAGGAGGGCATGTCTCTAAGGATTAGCGCAAAACCCCCCGGCCCACGCATGAGGGTTAGGCCAGTTGAAATGGATTTTACTTACGATAGCTCCTTTGGAGTCGCCTCACCGGAGGCTTACGAGCGCTTACTGCTCGATGTAATGAAGGGGGATGCAACCCTCTTTACCCGTAACGATGAGATCGAAGAGTCCTGGGATCTCCTTGCGCCTATATTTAAGGCATGGAGTTCACCTGATGCGCCACCGTTAAAACAGTACGAAGCTGGAACGTGGGGACCAGCAGAGGCAGATGATCTCTTGAAGCCTATGCAACATGCCTGGAGAAAGCTGTAG
- a CDS encoding glycosyltransferase family 2 protein: MSKPRIGIFIIAYNAVHHLNKTIARIPPEIYEAVEEIFVIDDCSQDNSYYAALGYKAEFDIKKLTVHRNKKNQGYGGNQKVGYQYAIDRGFDIVALVHGDGQYAPEALPALLEPLVKGEAEMVFGSRMATSTAALKGGMPIYKFLGNRILTYCQNHMSGLQLSEYHSGYRLYSVDALKRIPFESFTNNWHFDTQIILAMAERNFRIAESPIPTYYGNEICHVNGIPYAFHCLMTTYQFYRNRRRNVLSYPGAMDIPRIVRS; the protein is encoded by the coding sequence ATGAGTAAGCCACGAATCGGGATCTTTATAATCGCGTACAACGCGGTTCATCACCTCAACAAGACCATCGCTCGTATTCCACCTGAGATATACGAGGCGGTAGAGGAGATCTTTGTTATTGATGATTGCAGCCAGGACAACTCTTACTATGCTGCACTTGGCTACAAGGCTGAGTTTGATATCAAGAAGCTTACGGTTCATAGAAATAAAAAGAACCAGGGCTACGGGGGCAATCAGAAGGTAGGATATCAGTACGCGATCGACCGCGGCTTTGATATAGTGGCGCTCGTGCACGGTGATGGTCAGTACGCGCCTGAAGCTCTACCCGCCTTACTTGAGCCGCTTGTAAAGGGAGAGGCCGAGATGGTCTTTGGATCCCGTATGGCTACCTCTACAGCGGCTCTTAAGGGAGGAATGCCGATCTATAAGTTCTTAGGAAACAGGATCCTGACCTATTGCCAGAATCACATGTCTGGCCTGCAGCTCTCTGAATACCACTCTGGATACCGGCTTTACTCCGTAGATGCTCTCAAGCGGATTCCATTTGAATCGTTTACAAACAATTGGCACTTCGATACCCAGATTATCCTCGCCATGGCAGAACGGAATTTTAGAATAGCAGAGAGCCCAATTCCAACCTACTATGGTAATGAGATCTGCCATGTAAACGGCATCCCTTATGCCTTTCACTGCCTGATGACCACCTACCAGTTCTACCGCAATCGCAGAAGAAACGTGCTTTCCTATCCAGGTGCTATGGATATCCCTCGGATCGTGCGTTCATAG
- the tal gene encoding transaldolase produces MSHTKNPQILALNELGQSVWYDNLSRDVLRSGELSSLIQEGVSGLTSNPTIFKQAIADTSNYDEDMKQPELKELPTEALCEELMVRDVAAAADLLRPVYDATNTGDGYASIEVSPYLSADGKGTVEAALRLWKKLNRPNIMIKIPATPECIPAVQAVLEQGINVNITLIFSTQVYEQVANAYLSALETRARKGESLQGISSVASFFVSRVDASVEKSFDELVKGGKAQAGEKEFFLGKAGIANSKLAYAAFERIFGSERFKLLQDQGALVQRPLWASTGTKNPAFKSVMYVEELAGRDTVNTMPPGTVKALLAGGDIEPRLHNGLKEAESLISKVNSLGVVTDNLLRDLQVAGVKSFADSYKELLASIDTKRQNI; encoded by the coding sequence ATGTCACATACTAAGAATCCACAGATCCTCGCCCTTAATGAGCTCGGACAGTCCGTTTGGTACGACAATCTTTCTAGAGATGTTTTGCGCTCAGGCGAGTTAAGCTCCCTAATCCAGGAAGGAGTATCTGGCCTTACCAGCAATCCAACGATCTTCAAGCAGGCCATCGCTGATACCAGTAATTACGATGAGGATATGAAACAGCCTGAGCTTAAAGAGCTGCCAACGGAGGCGCTCTGTGAGGAGCTGATGGTACGTGACGTTGCAGCAGCGGCCGATCTTCTCAGGCCGGTCTACGACGCAACTAACACTGGAGATGGCTATGCGAGTATCGAGGTATCTCCGTACCTCTCTGCTGATGGAAAGGGAACGGTTGAGGCAGCGCTGCGCCTTTGGAAGAAACTGAACCGCCCTAATATCATGATCAAGATTCCGGCAACGCCGGAGTGTATCCCTGCTGTTCAGGCCGTGCTTGAGCAGGGGATTAATGTAAACATTACCCTAATTTTTTCAACGCAGGTATACGAGCAGGTAGCGAACGCCTATCTCTCTGCCCTTGAGACGCGCGCCAGAAAGGGCGAGTCGCTGCAGGGAATCTCCTCCGTTGCCAGTTTCTTCGTGTCACGAGTGGATGCCAGCGTAGAAAAAAGTTTTGATGAGCTGGTTAAGGGTGGAAAAGCGCAGGCAGGAGAGAAGGAGTTCTTTCTTGGTAAGGCTGGCATAGCGAACTCAAAGTTAGCGTACGCGGCTTTTGAGCGCATCTTTGGTTCAGAGAGATTTAAGCTCCTCCAAGATCAGGGGGCGCTAGTTCAACGACCGCTCTGGGCGAGCACAGGTACCAAGAATCCAGCCTTTAAGTCGGTCATGTACGTGGAAGAGCTGGCGGGACGAGATACGGTTAATACCATGCCGCCGGGGACCGTTAAGGCCCTTTTGGCAGGTGGAGATATCGAGCCAAGGCTGCATAATGGGCTAAAAGAGGCAGAGAGCTTAATTTCAAAGGTTAACTCACTGGGTGTTGTGACCGATAATCTTCTGAGGGATCTTCAGGTTGCTGGGGTTAAGAGCTTTGCAGATTCCTATAAAGAGCTGCTGGCGTCGATTGATACCAAGCGGCAGAATATATAG
- a CDS encoding acyl-CoA dehydrogenase family protein: MLRLALSEQSEEFRKTLRDWLANNTPPVETADTSLEQFERVGRAWQRQLADGRWLATHWPVEFGGRGLSLVEEAIVQEELVRVSAPQVLGLFGLTMVGPILISHGTKVQRERFLPRLLSGDDIWCQGFSEPGAGSDLAAVKARAVPVDGGYKLSGQKVWTSFAHIADWCFVLCRTSEAEKKHEGLSYLLVDMKSAGIRTRPLQQISGDREFNEVFFDEVFVPAEQLVGQQGEGWKIAISTLMFERVVLTFARQLQSEVALNKMLTEFATTASASHRVELARAVVDACATRALAYSHLMKYTPGDTPGPEGSIDKLLWSEGFQRLCKLGVALVGSKAALGEVSGEAAAIVHYYLYSRGRTIAAGSSEIQRNIIAERILGLPRLRYEKS; this comes from the coding sequence GTGCTTAGATTAGCCCTCTCAGAGCAGAGCGAAGAGTTTCGTAAAACCTTACGTGATTGGTTAGCAAATAATACACCCCCTGTAGAGACGGCGGATACATCGCTTGAGCAGTTCGAGCGGGTCGGGCGTGCTTGGCAGAGACAACTTGCAGATGGGCGTTGGCTAGCTACCCACTGGCCCGTTGAATTCGGAGGTCGTGGACTCTCCCTCGTAGAAGAGGCCATAGTGCAGGAGGAGCTGGTGCGGGTCTCTGCTCCGCAGGTTCTCGGTCTCTTTGGTCTGACGATGGTTGGACCGATCCTTATCTCGCACGGCACAAAGGTGCAACGCGAGCGTTTTCTTCCACGGCTACTTTCGGGCGACGATATCTGGTGTCAGGGCTTCTCTGAGCCCGGGGCGGGTAGCGATCTCGCCGCTGTTAAAGCGCGAGCAGTTCCGGTTGATGGTGGCTACAAGCTCTCTGGACAGAAGGTTTGGACCAGCTTCGCGCATATAGCTGATTGGTGCTTTGTGTTATGCCGCACCTCCGAGGCAGAAAAAAAACATGAAGGGCTATCCTATCTTCTGGTTGATATGAAATCTGCCGGAATACGAACTAGGCCCTTGCAGCAGATTAGTGGAGACCGAGAGTTTAATGAGGTTTTCTTTGATGAGGTATTCGTTCCCGCAGAGCAGCTTGTGGGACAGCAGGGTGAGGGGTGGAAGATCGCTATCTCTACCCTGATGTTTGAACGTGTGGTGCTAACATTTGCAAGGCAGTTACAATCAGAGGTAGCGCTAAATAAGATGCTCACAGAATTTGCAACGACGGCCTCCGCTAGTCACCGTGTTGAACTGGCTCGTGCGGTTGTGGATGCCTGTGCAACGCGCGCCTTGGCGTATTCGCACCTTATGAAGTACACCCCTGGAGATACTCCCGGCCCAGAGGGCTCAATTGACAAGCTGTTGTGGAGCGAGGGTTTTCAACGGCTCTGTAAATTGGGTGTTGCGCTGGTTGGTAGTAAAGCAGCCCTTGGGGAGGTTTCCGGAGAAGCCGCAGCGATAGTACATTACTACCTTTATTCACGTGGGCGCACTATCGCCGCGGGTAGCTCTGAGATCCAGCGCAATATCATTGCAGAGCGCATCTTAGGGCTTCCGCGCCTAAGGTATGAAAAGAGCTAA
- a CDS encoding glycosyltransferase family 4 protein yields the protein MSATRRQDLPLYLLIHSDHPLDPLGPNSGAEMASLNQARALARSGRTVCLAARLKQPITIDQGVTFIDLGPTYDIERALDWADAQGPYVLLAAGKAFALLLSRRRTSCIRRIFITHDRSAGDSGLRPELLEHLCDQILCVSNAQRDKLALEGAPIERMTVIHNGVDFEIFKPSPPERHDPNRLVFLGALVADKGLHLLIEAFINLKPRYPKLELDVFGSSSLWSRAEYLNIEELKGALPELRFHGNVSQREAANALATAGICVVPSIWFDPFPLTSLEAQACGTPVVAFNVGGLAEGIAHNSTGCIVDEVSQEALTITLDALLSDPKRLHFMSENCTSWTTQRFSWESVISKITALCEPQIS from the coding sequence ATGAGCGCTACACGCCGTCAGGACTTACCCCTTTATCTCCTAATCCACAGCGATCATCCCCTCGATCCGTTAGGTCCCAACAGTGGTGCTGAGATGGCCTCTCTTAATCAAGCGCGTGCGCTGGCGCGTTCTGGGCGCACTGTATGTCTCGCTGCTCGACTCAAGCAACCGATAACCATCGACCAGGGCGTTACCTTTATAGATCTCGGCCCAACCTATGATATCGAGCGTGCACTTGATTGGGCTGATGCGCAGGGCCCTTATGTTCTGCTGGCCGCGGGCAAGGCCTTTGCTCTTCTCCTTTCACGTCGCAGAACAAGCTGTATCAGACGGATCTTTATAACGCACGACAGGAGCGCCGGAGACTCCGGACTCAGGCCAGAGCTACTCGAACATCTCTGTGATCAGATCCTCTGTGTTTCGAACGCACAGCGAGACAAGTTAGCGCTTGAGGGGGCACCGATTGAGCGCATGACGGTAATTCATAACGGGGTAGATTTTGAGATCTTTAAACCCTCTCCCCCTGAGAGGCACGATCCAAATCGGCTTGTATTTTTAGGTGCTCTGGTAGCTGATAAGGGCCTGCACCTTTTGATCGAGGCGTTTATAAACTTAAAACCACGCTATCCCAAGCTTGAGTTAGATGTATTTGGAAGCTCTTCACTCTGGTCACGCGCTGAATACCTCAATATCGAGGAGCTCAAAGGTGCGCTGCCCGAACTTAGATTCCACGGCAACGTCTCACAGAGGGAGGCCGCTAACGCACTCGCCACGGCGGGAATCTGCGTTGTGCCCTCAATCTGGTTTGATCCCTTTCCTCTAACCTCATTAGAGGCGCAGGCCTGCGGCACCCCTGTCGTAGCCTTTAACGTTGGTGGGTTAGCTGAAGGGATCGCACACAACAGCACCGGATGTATCGTCGATGAGGTATCACAAGAGGCGCTCACCATAACGCTCGATGCGTTACTCTCGGATCCGAAGCGCCTGCACTTCATGTCAGAAAATTGCACCTCCTGGACAACGCAGCGCTTTAGTTGGGAGAGCGTTATTTCAAAGATTACGGCGTTGTGTGAGCCTCAAATTAGTTGA
- a CDS encoding outer membrane lipoprotein carrier protein LolA has product MKAIISRSVLLSFVIISSTIISSIIISSTATAQTQAFSCLTGGKLTGEQGRTLLEKVQARYSQIESLEGSFKQDSYVAALDEGEVSSGEMIFAKPGRMRWSYKQPREQEVVIRERELWLYQIDKQQILIDDIGQVLLSNLPVSFMMGIGNLSRDFELKGACRGAEGVVLTLSPQPSKTAADQKDSLDGFELLIDEAQNLPKGAKIKSLGGNVTAIIFDKLRVGSGSIDALKFVLEYPKGVDVMDRRIH; this is encoded by the coding sequence ATGAAAGCAATTATCTCGCGCAGCGTACTTCTCAGCTTTGTTATTATAAGCTCAACTATTATAAGCTCAATTATTATAAGCTCAACTGCTACAGCTCAGACGCAGGCCTTTAGCTGCTTAACTGGGGGGAAGTTGACCGGTGAGCAGGGGCGCACCCTACTTGAGAAGGTACAGGCCCGCTATTCACAGATCGAATCCCTTGAGGGCTCCTTTAAGCAGGACTCCTACGTGGCAGCACTTGATGAGGGGGAGGTTAGCTCAGGCGAGATGATCTTCGCCAAGCCCGGCCGCATGCGTTGGAGCTACAAGCAGCCCCGAGAGCAGGAGGTTGTAATCCGCGAGCGCGAGCTTTGGCTCTATCAGATCGATAAACAACAGATCTTAATCGACGATATTGGGCAGGTATTGCTCTCGAACCTGCCGGTCTCATTTATGATGGGAATAGGCAATCTGAGCCGCGATTTTGAGCTTAAGGGGGCCTGTCGTGGAGCTGAGGGGGTGGTGCTAACCCTCTCCCCACAGCCCTCAAAAACTGCGGCGGACCAGAAAGATTCTTTAGATGGGTTTGAGCTCCTAATAGACGAGGCTCAAAACCTCCCAAAAGGTGCTAAAATCAAGTCCTTAGGTGGTAATGTAACCGCCATTATATTTGACAAACTGAGGGTAGGGTCGGGCTCAATAGATGCTCTAAAATTTGTTTTAGAGTACCCAAAAGGTGTAGATGTAATGGACCGACGCATTCACTAG
- a CDS encoding zf-TFIIB domain-containing protein, which yields MSDSWDDRRKAQEDGYFENLNKQALARLALKKEQPARSSPATGKPMEHITIMGVVADRCLESGGIWLDAGELEQILHAAKGSSASLQDFVGTLPTINPGAGNPGAGNPGAVNTGAGPVTSGQKSPITGEPMQQEKILGITIERCKSSQGIWLDARELDRLIRSSHQSLASSVAEFFSMVLGRK from the coding sequence ATGAGCGATTCATGGGACGACCGACGCAAAGCGCAGGAAGATGGATACTTTGAGAACCTGAACAAGCAGGCCTTGGCCCGCCTTGCCCTTAAAAAGGAGCAGCCTGCTCGCTCTAGCCCAGCTACGGGAAAGCCGATGGAGCACATCACGATCATGGGGGTCGTCGCTGACCGTTGCCTAGAGTCGGGGGGTATCTGGCTCGATGCCGGAGAGCTCGAACAGATCCTGCATGCGGCCAAGGGCAGCTCCGCATCTTTACAGGATTTTGTTGGGACGCTTCCGACTATTAACCCCGGAGCTGGTAACCCCGGAGCTGGTAACCCCGGAGCTGTAAATACCGGAGCTGGTCCAGTTACTAGTGGCCAAAAAAGTCCGATAACGGGCGAGCCCATGCAGCAGGAGAAGATCCTAGGAATTACGATTGAGCGCTGCAAAAGCTCCCAGGGCATCTGGCTCGATGCTCGCGAGCTTGATCGACTGATCCGCTCATCGCATCAATCTCTTGCCAGCTCGGTAGCTGAGTTTTTCTCAATGGTACTCGGTAGAAAATAG
- a CDS encoding NAD(P)H-quinone oxidoreductase, translating into MKVVHVNEGSPDRELSRIEVPELLCGERDVIIEVHAAGVNRADLMQRAGRYPAPAGASKVLGLEVAGVIKELGSAVSRWSIGERVCALLVGGGYAESVVVPAEHIMQLPVELSFDEGAGLPEAFITAFVNLFCEGELRAGERVLIHGGSSGVGTAAIQLAKLRGALVAVTVGNNEKAKRCLEIGADLAIEYKREDFAEALKGWAPQGVDLILDCIGGEYLARNLSSLAHRGRLVMIASMGGTTGSLDIPTLMRKRARIIGSVLRSRSDQEKADLISQFSEQFLPAFSTGALKVIVDSTFDIREAHKAHLRMTSSEHIGKIVLKVR; encoded by the coding sequence CGTGAGCTCTCTCGGATTGAAGTTCCAGAGCTGCTCTGCGGCGAGCGTGATGTAATAATTGAGGTGCATGCCGCAGGTGTTAATCGAGCTGACCTCATGCAACGCGCTGGAAGGTATCCAGCACCTGCAGGGGCCTCAAAGGTGCTCGGGCTTGAAGTTGCTGGTGTTATTAAGGAGCTGGGAAGTGCGGTAAGTCGGTGGTCTATAGGGGAGCGTGTCTGTGCGCTTCTGGTGGGAGGGGGATATGCGGAGAGCGTTGTAGTTCCGGCTGAGCATATCATGCAACTCCCCGTTGAGTTGTCATTTGATGAAGGGGCGGGGTTACCCGAGGCTTTTATCACCGCCTTTGTTAATCTGTTCTGTGAGGGGGAATTGCGCGCAGGAGAGCGTGTCCTGATTCATGGAGGTTCAAGTGGTGTCGGTACGGCGGCGATCCAGTTAGCCAAACTACGGGGAGCTCTCGTTGCAGTGACCGTTGGAAATAATGAAAAGGCCAAGCGCTGTCTGGAGATCGGAGCAGACTTAGCCATTGAGTATAAAAGAGAGGATTTTGCAGAAGCTCTTAAGGGCTGGGCTCCCCAGGGGGTAGATCTGATCCTTGATTGTATAGGCGGGGAGTACCTTGCAAGGAACCTCTCTTCTCTGGCGCACAGGGGGCGGCTAGTTATGATAGCCTCGATGGGTGGGACAACAGGTTCTCTAGATATTCCAACCCTGATGCGTAAAAGGGCCCGTATTATCGGTTCAGTTTTAAGAAGCCGCAGCGATCAGGAAAAAGCTGATCTAATCTCTCAATTCTCTGAGCAATTCCTGCCCGCATTTTCTACCGGTGCTCTGAAAGTTATAGTTGATTCTACCTTTGATATTAGGGAAGCGCACAAGGCGCACCTCCGCATGACGAGTAGCGAACATATAGGAAAGATCGTCCTAAAGGTGCGGTAA
- a CDS encoding glycosyltransferase family A protein has protein sequence MTNTLAQELQTSTPRVSVIMPLFNKAPFLREGIEGVMQQRYPNLEILVRDDGSSDDSREVLQSIADQNPNVDIKIFTGENMGVSFGRNFLIERASSPVIVSQDPDDIMLPGFIVEAINAMRSTGARIVYSDVDVFGVQETQWKPPAFDPFGIRYANCIAASFCMMDRDLWRAVGGFDLGLPFNEDWSFFIRAAQEGIAVHRFNKPFFRHRQTESGLYHSFIFGNWSHNLHLVMIANPDLYPVEEVLEAARRLREMPASWKQKFCNANEQVPTNPLPYLVLAIAALRDNDNASARSLLEHSIQSCSKREWLALHLLAELTESTEPQLASTFYHHARIRRPDLARVVNSRIDHLLAQIRGAQATPGAHPRT, from the coding sequence ATGACAAATACTCTGGCACAAGAGCTTCAAACCTCAACCCCACGCGTTAGCGTGATAATGCCACTTTTTAATAAGGCGCCCTTTCTGCGAGAGGGAATCGAGGGCGTCATGCAGCAAAGATACCCGAACCTTGAGATCTTAGTTAGAGATGATGGTAGTAGCGATGATTCGCGCGAGGTTTTACAATCTATAGCTGATCAGAATCCTAACGTAGATATCAAGATCTTTACCGGTGAAAATATGGGAGTTTCGTTCGGCAGAAATTTTCTGATCGAACGCGCATCTAGTCCTGTCATCGTTTCTCAAGATCCAGATGATATCATGCTGCCAGGATTTATAGTCGAGGCGATTAACGCCATGCGCAGCACTGGGGCTCGAATAGTTTATAGCGATGTTGATGTCTTTGGAGTTCAGGAAACTCAGTGGAAGCCGCCAGCCTTTGATCCATTTGGAATACGTTACGCTAACTGCATCGCGGCTTCATTTTGTATGATGGATCGGGATCTTTGGCGCGCTGTGGGAGGGTTCGATCTGGGCTTGCCATTTAATGAAGATTGGAGCTTCTTTATCAGAGCAGCTCAGGAGGGCATCGCAGTACACCGCTTTAATAAGCCGTTCTTTCGCCATCGTCAGACCGAGAGTGGGCTTTATCACTCCTTTATTTTCGGAAATTGGTCACATAATTTGCACCTCGTAATGATTGCAAATCCAGATCTCTATCCGGTGGAGGAGGTACTCGAAGCCGCACGCCGACTGCGTGAGATGCCGGCCAGTTGGAAGCAGAAATTTTGCAATGCTAATGAACAAGTACCTACAAATCCGCTTCCTTACCTGGTGCTAGCTATCGCAGCACTTAGAGATAATGACAACGCCAGCGCCCGCAGTCTTTTGGAACACTCAATCCAGAGCTGCTCAAAGCGTGAGTGGCTGGCTCTGCACCTTCTTGCAGAGCTAACTGAGAGCACCGAGCCGCAGTTAGCCAGCACCTTCTATCACCATGCCCGAATCCGTCGCCCCGATCTCGCTCGGGTGGTTAATAGTCGAATTGACCATCTACTCGCCCAGATACGTGGAGCCCAGGCGACGCCTGGCGCTCATCCACGTACGTGA
- the rimO gene encoding 30S ribosomal protein S12 methylthiotransferase RimO: MKSALSILPINDGQATSCSSVAVNINEPQALDGKVVFAGRAAVVTLGCAKNQVDSEVMIGVLRNSGFEIVNELSRADVAIINTCGFLESAVKESVDCVLELSELKKSGSLRRLLVAGCMVERYKGDIRKALPEVDSFIALDGLLSVGQAALGTDDSLRDILHEGARPYFLYDDTMPRHLASRRHMAYVKVSEGCNRPCAFCIIPQIRGAMRSRSIESVAREVQALGAQGVREINLVAQDLTAFGNDNGSGRLVDLLRTLDDTKAMPWIRLLYAYPVGVDDELLAAIMDLPSVCEYLDVPLQHASEDVLKAMKRPIGRYGSRRFVEYVRSKAAGIKLRTTFIVGFPGETEQDIQDLENFVADGHFESVGVFTYSPEQGTAAFDMKDQISDKEKRARRDRVMLAQQKVRVARNREYIGQELDVLVEGPHEETEMLLSARTRFQAPEVDGSVLINDVVEGLGIIEPGHMGRLAITEISGYDLVGTLIA, from the coding sequence ATGAAGTCAGCCTTATCGATACTTCCCATTAATGATGGCCAAGCAACCAGCTGCTCCTCTGTGGCGGTGAATATTAACGAGCCACAAGCGCTCGACGGCAAGGTCGTCTTTGCTGGTCGAGCCGCCGTCGTAACTCTTGGCTGCGCCAAGAATCAGGTCGATTCCGAGGTTATGATAGGGGTGCTTAGGAACTCCGGATTTGAGATCGTAAACGAGCTCAGCAGAGCTGACGTGGCGATCATAAACACCTGCGGCTTTCTTGAGAGCGCCGTTAAGGAGAGCGTTGACTGTGTTCTTGAACTCTCTGAACTTAAAAAATCAGGCAGCCTTCGTCGGTTGCTCGTTGCTGGCTGCATGGTCGAGCGTTACAAGGGGGATATTCGCAAAGCGCTCCCTGAGGTGGATTCCTTTATCGCACTTGATGGGCTGCTCAGCGTTGGTCAGGCAGCACTCGGTACAGATGACTCGCTGCGAGATATTCTACATGAGGGCGCGCGCCCATACTTTCTTTACGACGACACGATGCCTAGACATCTCGCATCGCGCCGACATATGGCGTACGTCAAGGTTTCGGAGGGGTGTAATAGACCGTGCGCCTTCTGTATCATTCCGCAGATTCGCGGAGCGATGCGCAGTCGTTCGATCGAATCGGTTGCGCGCGAGGTCCAGGCGTTAGGTGCTCAGGGTGTGCGTGAGATCAACCTAGTTGCCCAGGATCTAACCGCCTTCGGTAATGACAATGGTTCCGGTCGTCTGGTCGATCTTTTGCGAACGTTAGATGATACCAAGGCGATGCCCTGGATCCGTCTTTTATACGCCTATCCTGTAGGGGTTGATGATGAACTTCTAGCTGCAATCATGGATCTACCCTCAGTATGCGAGTATCTCGATGTGCCGCTCCAGCATGCAAGTGAGGATGTTCTTAAGGCGATGAAGAGGCCGATCGGTCGCTACGGCTCTAGACGCTTTGTTGAGTATGTGCGCTCAAAGGCGGCCGGAATTAAGCTCCGTACTACCTTTATAGTTGGATTTCCTGGAGAGACCGAACAAGATATTCAGGATCTTGAGAACTTTGTCGCTGATGGACACTTTGAAAGCGTGGGGGTATTTACCTACTCACCGGAGCAGGGAACCGCTGCCTTCGATATGAAGGACCAGATCTCAGATAAGGAGAAGCGCGCTAGGCGTGACCGTGTGATGTTGGCGCAGCAGAAGGTTCGAGTCGCTCGCAATAGGGAGTATATCGGGCAGGAGCTTGATGTTCTAGTCGAAGGTCCGCACGAAGAGACCGAGATGCTGCTCTCTGCGCGTACACGCTTTCAGGCCCCTGAGGTCGACGGCTCTGTGCTTATTAACGATGTGGTTGAGGGGCTCGGAATCATTGAGCCTGGACATATGGGGCGCCTTGCGATAACAGAGATCTCTGGATACGATCTAGTAGGAACCTTAATTGCATGA